Part of the Cohnella candidum genome, TTAGGAATCATATGGAAATGGGCTTTAGTCAGTTTTTAGGCCGAAAAGTCTTTCTAACTCCCCCGAATTAAGATACAATGAACGGAGTTTATTGATCTTTTATTCATGAGGGGAGTTTTTCGCTTTGGTGAAATCCAAAGTCTGGTTATCGCTCGTCGCACTTATGCTGACCGCCGCCTTGTTGCTCGCCGGTTGCAATAGCAGCAGTAAATCGCCGCAGGAAGCTCTGAAGTCTTCTTTGGAGAAATCCGCGGACATTAAGTCTTATAGCTTCAAAGGCAGCATGAAAATCGAGGATCTGAGCTTCCCGGCCGAAGGCGAAGACGCCGCCAGCACGGCTCAGATGATTACGATGTTCAAGGATACGGACATTTCCTGGACCGGCGCGTACAAAGCCGACCCGCTGCATCTTGAAATGACGCTGTCCCTGGCGCTGAAAGGCGACATGGCCGTGAACTTCAACATTCCGATCATCATGGAAAAGGATAAAATGTGGGTGAAAATCCCGAACATTCCTTTCCTTCCGCTGCCGCAAGACATGGTCGGCAAGTTCCTGGAGCTCGACCTGAAGAAGCTGGCCGAACAATCCGGCGAGCCGATGCCGAACATCGATCCCGCGAAATCGAAAGACTTCGTGAACGACGTTCTGGCGATCATTTTCAAAAACGTAGACGAAAAACAATACCTGTCCGACGTGAAAGTGAAAGACGCCGGCCTGCCGGACGACGCGGACGTCAAACAAGTGATCCAATTCAAAGTCGGCAAAGACCAAGTCGAGCCGTTCATCAATACGGCGGTCGAGAAGATCGCGCCCGAAATCATCGACCTGCTGTCCAAAAACACGGCATACCGCGACATGCTCGGCCTGAAACAAGAAGATCTGGACCAAGCGAAGAAAGACCTGGCCGACACGAAGAAAGAAGATATCACCAAGGGCCTGGAAGAGTTCAAAAAATCCGTCAAATCGCTCGACGTCACCGCGAACGTCGGAATCGACGCGAAGGAATACCCGGTGTACACGGACGTGCACGTCAAAACGTCCATCGACGCAGACGGCCAAGCGGGCTCGTTCGCCTTCAAAGTCGTGTCCCAGACGCTCGACATCAACAAAGACGTGAAGCTCGAGTATCCGGACGGACCGAAGGACGTCATCACGATGGACCAATTCGAGCAGCAAATGGACGGCGCGTTCGGCGGAAGCGCAACGGACGACTCCGCAGCGACCGATTCCGGACTGTAAGCCACCATCGCAATAAATAGAAGAGCGTTCCCTCGGGAACGCTCTTTTTAATGTTTCTTTAACTGCGCTGCAAAACGCAAAAATCGCGGTCCCAAGGGACCGCGATCACCGTTATGTATGGTCGAGACGACAGGATTCGAACCTGCGACCTCTTGGTCCCGAACCAAGCGCTCTACCAAGCTGAGCCACGTCTCGATGCCGCCGTTTCCGGCGAACGAATTCGATTATAGCACACACAATTTCAAAAGGGAAGAGCAAGCGAAGGCAAAAAGCCCAGGAATTTATCGGCAATGTTTACACCCGACAAGGGACTGCAATTGGACCCCTTGCTCATACTTTCCAACCTAACATCTTAGTTAAGTTCATTGCCAGCAACCGCGATTCCTGCTAGAATTTATGCAGTCGATATATGCTTATATTTTATAGGAGGTTAACAATAATGAAAAAATGGGGTCTTTTCGCCCTGGCCGCGCTGCTGGTCGTAGCGCTTGCGGCGTGCGGCAAGAAAGACAGCGGGTCCGGCGCTAAAGTATATAAGTTCGCCACGGACGCGGCATACTCGCCGATGGAACTGATGGATAAAGACAAGGTCGTCGGCTTCGACGCCGATTTCCTCGACGCCGTCATGAAGGAAGCCGGTCTGGACTACCAACTGGTCAACACCGGCTGGGATCCGATGCTTCAAAGCGTGAAGGACGGCAAAGAATACGCCGGCGGCATTTCCTCCGTATCCATTACGGATGAGCGCAAGCAGACTTACGATTACTCGGCTCCTTATTTCGAGTCGACGAACATGATCCTGTCCAAAGCGGGCAGCGGGCTGAAAACCGGGCAAGACCTGAAGGACAAGAAAGTGGCCGTACAGATTTCCACCACGGCCGACACGATCATGAGCGACATTATGGGTAAAGACAACACGAACCTGAAACGGTTCGACAGCAATGCTTTGGCGTTCACCGAAATGGAAAGCGGCGGCGTGGACGCGGTCGTAGCGGACGTGGCGATCGTCGGCGAATACCTGAAACAGCATCCGGACAAGAACCTGGAAGGCAATCTCGATCCGAGCTTCCCGTCCGAATTTTACGGCATCCTGCTTCCGAAAGGCAGCGACCTGAAAGCGAAAATCGATCCGGCGATCAAGAAAGTGCTGGAGAGCGGCAAGTACGCCGAGATTTACAAGAAGTGGATCGGCAAGGAACCGAATGTTCAAAACGTATTGAATGCAAAATAAGATTTGCGGGTAAGCATGCGTAATGGTTAACAGTACCGTTACGCATGCTTTTTGCCGGAATCGCACTTAGAAGGGGAGCCTGCCGTGGATTTCAGGTTCGATATTATCTATGACTACGCGCCCCTGTTCCTGAGAGGGACGCTGCTGACGATCGGCATTTCGCTGCTCGGCATTTTGTTCGGGTCCATTCTCGGCCTCGTGATCGGCATCGGCAAAATGTCGCCGAAACGGTACTTGAATTTGCCGACGAGCGCCTACATTAACTTTTTCCGGGGCACACCGCTCCTCGTGCAGGTTTACATCGTTCATTTCGGCATCATTCCCCCGATTTACGGCAGTACGAATGTCATTGTCGCCGCCATCGTCGCGCTGAGTTTGAACTCTGCCGCATACACGGCGGAGATTTACCGCGCCGGCATCCAGTCGATCGACAAAGGCCAGCGCGAAGCCGCCTATTCGCTGGGCATGACGCATCGCCAAGCGATGCGCCACATCATCATTCCGCAGGCCATCAAACGGATGATCCCGGCTTTCGGCAACGAATTCATCGTGCTGATCAAGGACTCTTCGATCGTTTCGGTTATCGCGGCACCTGAACTGATGTACTGGGGCAAAGTCATGCAAACGCAATACTATCGCATATGGGAACCGTATTTAACCGCTGCGGCGATTTATTTCGTACTGACGTACAGCTTGAGCAAACTGCTCGCGTATTTGGAAAGGAAGGTGTGAGGCCATGAATCCGATGATCCGGGTCAAAGGGTTGTCCAAGTCGTATGGTTCGAACACCGTCCTCCAAGACATCAACGTGGAAATCGCGCCGAAGGAAGTCGTCGTCGTCATCGGGCCGTCCGGCTCCGGCAAGTCGACGTTCCTCCGCTGCTTGAACCTGCTTGAAAAGCCGGAGAAGGGCGAGATCTGGGTCGAGAACGACCAGCTGCTCGCCAAAGGCACCGACATTCCGAAAATCCGCTCGGAAATGGGCATGGTGTTCCAACAGTTCAACCTGTTTCCGCACATGAAAGTCATCGACAACATCATGCTGGCGCCGATCCGCGTTCTCAGACGCTCGCCGGAGCAAGCGCGGGCTATAGGGATGGAGCTGCTTCGCAAGGTTGGCCTGGAGGCCAAAGCCGACGTTTACCCGGCGTCCCTGTCCGGTGGACAGGCACAGCGGGTGGCGATCGCACGGGCGCTCGCCATGGAGCCGAAAATCATGCTGTTCGACGAACCGACCTCCGCGCTCGATCCGGAAATGGTCGGCGAAGTGCTCGGCGTCATGAAGACGCTCGCCAAGGAAGGCATGACGATGGTCGTCGTCACGCACGAGATGGGATTCGCCCGCGAAGTCGGCGACCGCATTCTGTTCATGGACGGAGGCTACGTCGTGGAAGAAGGCAAACCCGAAGAATTGTTCGGGGCGCCGAAGCACGAACGCACCCAAAGCTTCCTGTCGAAGGTCCTGTAAACGAGGATAAAAACGGTTCGGAACCCACGAATAACGGTTTGGCAAGCGAACGATTTGTGTTATAATGTTCATTGCTGTGGCCCCGTAGCTCAGTGGATAGAGCATCGGTTTCCTAAACCGTGTGTCGGACGTTCGAGTCGTCTCGGGGCCGCCAATTGTTTACATGAACTCGTATATGACATCGAATGTGAAAGTCCCGGCAGGAGCTGCCGGGACTTTATTTTAAGGGGGAAAAGCGGATGGCGGCGAACATCCGGGATGTCGCCAAGGCGGCCGGGGTTTCGGTGGCGACCGTTTCGAAGGTGCTGAACGGGTACACGACGGTAAGCCAGAAAACCAAAGAAAAGGTGCTGGGCATCGTACGGGACTTGGACTTCCAGCCGAATGCGGCGGCCCGTTCGCTGGTCGGCCAACGCTCGATGACGCTGGGCGTTTATTTGACGACCGGTTTGACCCATCCGTTCTTCTCCAATATTCTGGCCGGTATGGAACAGGGGCTGAAGGCGAGGGGATACGACCTCATCTATCTGGCCCAGCTCTCTTACGGCAGCAAGGAATACAACCTCGTTCGCCATTGTCGGACGCGCAACGTGGAAGGCATCGTCGTGTTTGGCTTCTCCCACGAGGAGATGAACATCGAAGAATTGATCGAATCGCGCATTCCGTCGGTATTCATCGATTTGGACGTCAAAGGGCCCCGCGCGGGTTACGTGAGCTCGGATAACGTCGGCGGCATCGAGCAGGCCGTCCGCTATTTGCACGGGCTCGGCCATACGCGGATCGGGCTGATCTCCGACCTGCCCGACACGTACGTCGGCCGCCTGCGCCTCGTCGGTTACCGTTCGGGCTTGAGGGCGGCAGGGTTGCCTTATGCGGAGGAGACGGTCGCCTTCGGCGATTATTCGAGAGAGCAAGGCTATGAAGCCATGCGTAAGCTGCTTGCGGCCTCCCGCCCGCCGACGGCGGTCGTCTGCTGCTCCGACTACGGCGCCCTGGGCGCGATCGACGCGATCACAGAGGCCGGCTTATCCGTGCCGAACGACATTTCCGTCATCGGCTTCGACGACCTCGAGCTCGCCCGCAACGTCCGGCCGGCGCTGACGACGGTCCGGCAGGACATGCTCAGCATCGGAAAGCGTTCGGTCGAGCTGCTCGACGAGATGATCCACGACGATGAATATCCGGCGCCGGCCGTCATTTTCCCGACCGAGCTGATCGAGCGCGGGACTTGCGCGCCTCCTAAAACCCTGAACTCATAAATAATCGTTCACGATCGCACGGATTCGTTTAAGCCCGGCCCACATATCGCCCGGACCGTCGTAGATCAGCACGACGGCCCCGTTGTAGCCGGTCTGCTTGACCGTATCCAGGCAGCGTCTGAACTCGGCTTCGTCCGGCAGCCCATTGGCGTCGTAAGCGGCTTTCGCGTGAACGGAGACGCTGTGCGGCAGAATGGACAGGAATTCATCGTATTTCGTCGGAGCCTGGAAGTTGCCGAAATCCGTAATGAACCCGATCGCGTCCCCCGTCAGCTCGAGCAGCTTGGAGCAACTCGCTCCCGTCCGAGTCAGCGATTGAAAGTTTTCCGATACGACCCGCACGCCGCGGCCGTTCGCGTATTCCGCCAGCTCCGTCAACCGGGCCGCGGAATCGCGGATGGCCGCTTCGTCCGTATGCGGGGCCTGTCCGGCGACGACGCGGATTCTTTTCGCGCCTGCGGCGGCCGCGATGTCGATCCAGCGGCGAACGAGCGCCAAGTCCGCTTCCAGCCGGACCGGGTCTCCGGT contains:
- a CDS encoding transporter substrate-binding domain-containing protein, which produces MKKWGLFALAALLVVALAACGKKDSGSGAKVYKFATDAAYSPMELMDKDKVVGFDADFLDAVMKEAGLDYQLVNTGWDPMLQSVKDGKEYAGGISSVSITDERKQTYDYSAPYFESTNMILSKAGSGLKTGQDLKDKKVAVQISTTADTIMSDIMGKDNTNLKRFDSNALAFTEMESGGVDAVVADVAIVGEYLKQHPDKNLEGNLDPSFPSEFYGILLPKGSDLKAKIDPAIKKVLESGKYAEIYKKWIGKEPNVQNVLNAK
- a CDS encoding amino acid ABC transporter permease; this translates as MDFRFDIIYDYAPLFLRGTLLTIGISLLGILFGSILGLVIGIGKMSPKRYLNLPTSAYINFFRGTPLLVQVYIVHFGIIPPIYGSTNVIVAAIVALSLNSAAYTAEIYRAGIQSIDKGQREAAYSLGMTHRQAMRHIIIPQAIKRMIPAFGNEFIVLIKDSSIVSVIAAPELMYWGKVMQTQYYRIWEPYLTAAAIYFVLTYSLSKLLAYLERKV
- a CDS encoding amino acid ABC transporter ATP-binding protein, giving the protein MIRVKGLSKSYGSNTVLQDINVEIAPKEVVVVIGPSGSGKSTFLRCLNLLEKPEKGEIWVENDQLLAKGTDIPKIRSEMGMVFQQFNLFPHMKVIDNIMLAPIRVLRRSPEQARAIGMELLRKVGLEAKADVYPASLSGGQAQRVAIARALAMEPKIMLFDEPTSALDPEMVGEVLGVMKTLAKEGMTMVVVTHEMGFAREVGDRILFMDGGYVVEEGKPEELFGAPKHERTQSFLSKVL
- a CDS encoding LacI family DNA-binding transcriptional regulator, whose protein sequence is MAANIRDVAKAAGVSVATVSKVLNGYTTVSQKTKEKVLGIVRDLDFQPNAAARSLVGQRSMTLGVYLTTGLTHPFFSNILAGMEQGLKARGYDLIYLAQLSYGSKEYNLVRHCRTRNVEGIVVFGFSHEEMNIEELIESRIPSVFIDLDVKGPRAGYVSSDNVGGIEQAVRYLHGLGHTRIGLISDLPDTYVGRLRLVGYRSGLRAAGLPYAEETVAFGDYSREQGYEAMRKLLAASRPPTAVVCCSDYGALGAIDAITEAGLSVPNDISVIGFDDLELARNVRPALTTVRQDMLSIGKRSVELLDEMIHDDEYPAPAVIFPTELIERGTCAPPKTLNS
- a CDS encoding sugar phosphate isomerase/epimerase family protein, translated to MSYLSVSTWSLHRLLGPLRWTAWDEASRSHVTNEQPQPEEFSLLELPGEAAERGYQAVEVCHFHFPSVEPAYLASLKEAFAKAGLSFDTLLLDYGDITTGDPVRLEADLALVRRWIDIAAAAGAKRIRVVAGQAPHTDEAAIRDSAARLTELAEYANGRGVRVVSENFQSLTRTGASCSKLLELTGDAIGFITDFGNFQAPTKYDEFLSILPHSVSVHAKAAYDANGLPDEAEFRRCLDTVKQTGYNGAVVLIYDGPGDMWAGLKRIRAIVNDYL